In the Solidesulfovibrio fructosivorans JJ] genome, ACGCGGTCATGTGGGACAACGAGACAGCCAGGCGTTACGATGCCTGGTTCACCACCCCGACGGGGGAGTTCGCCCTCAAGCGGGAAATGCGGCTGCTCGAGCATATGACGGCCGGTTGGCCCCGTCGCGGCCAACGCCTGCTCGAGGTGGGCTGCGGCACGGGCATTTTCCTCGACGTCCTGCACAACGCCGGCTTCGACGTGACCGGCCTCGACGCCGCCCCGGCCATGCTGGAGGCGGCCCGGCAACGCCTTGGCGACAAGGCGGATCTGCATCTCGGCGACGCCGCCCATCTGCCCTTCGACGACCACGCCTTCGATTTCTGCGTGCTGCTGACCGTACTGGAATTTTGCCCCGACCCGGGCGCGGTCCTGGCCGAGGCCGGCCGGGTGGCCAGAAAGGGCATCCTGGTCGGCTACCTCAACCGCTGTTCCCTCTACGGCCTGTCCATGCGGTTTTTCGGC is a window encoding:
- a CDS encoding class I SAM-dependent methyltransferase; the encoded protein is MWDNETARRYDAWFTTPTGEFALKREMRLLEHMTAGWPRRGQRLLEVGCGTGIFLDVLHNAGFDVTGLDAAPAMLEAARQRLGDKADLHLGDAAHLPFDDHAFDFCVLLTVLEFCPDPGAVLAEAGRVARKGILVGYLNRCSLYGLSMRFFGGRRGGPLREARWFSPCAMGKLVRANLGRRCQRTASVLPGPKSTWREKTPWRQCNSFLWPLPLGAFCACEINLAGTPAMTSLPAFKAKTCMG